The proteins below come from a single Vibrio natriegens NBRC 15636 = ATCC 14048 = DSM 759 genomic window:
- the leuD gene encoding 3-isopropylmalate dehydratase small subunit, whose product MSGFKQHKGLVVPLDAANVDTDAIIPKQFLQKVSRLGFGKHLFHDWRFLDDAGEQPNPEFVMNAPRYQGASILLARENFGCGSSREHAPWALADYGIKAMIAPSFADIFYGNSINNQMVPVRLTEQEVDELFQYVEANEGAQIEVDLEANKVRANGKEYDFEIDEFRRHCLLNGLDNIGLTLQHEDKIAEYEANIPSFLR is encoded by the coding sequence ATGTCAGGTTTTAAACAACACAAAGGCTTAGTTGTTCCTCTAGATGCAGCGAACGTTGATACTGATGCCATCATACCAAAGCAGTTCTTACAAAAGGTGTCTCGCCTGGGTTTCGGTAAACACCTATTCCATGACTGGCGCTTCCTTGATGATGCTGGTGAACAGCCAAACCCTGAGTTTGTGATGAACGCACCACGTTACCAAGGTGCTTCTATCCTACTTGCGCGTGAAAACTTCGGTTGTGGCTCTTCTCGTGAGCACGCACCTTGGGCGTTAGCCGATTACGGCATTAAAGCGATGATCGCACCAAGCTTTGCGGATATCTTCTATGGCAACTCAATCAACAACCAAATGGTACCAGTGCGTCTGACTGAGCAAGAGGTTGATGAACTGTTCCAATACGTTGAAGCGAATGAAGGTGCACAGATTGAAGTGGATCTTGAAGCGAACAAAGTGCGTGCCAATGGCAAAGAGTACGATTTCGAAATCGATGAGTTCCGTCGCCACTGTCTACTGAATGGCTTGGACAACATCGGTTTGACGCTACAGCACGAAGATAAAATTGCGGAATATGAAGCGAATATTCCAAGCTTCCTGCGCTAA
- the leuC gene encoding 3-isopropylmalate dehydratase large subunit, whose product MGKTLYEKVYDAHVAVAAEGENPILYIDRHLVHEVTSPQAFDGLREKGRQVRQVSKTFATMDHNVSTTTKDINASGEMARIQMETLSKNCEEFGVTLYDLNHKYQGIVHVMGPELGITLPGMTIVCGDSHTATHGAFGSLAFGIGTSEVEHVLATQTLKQARAKTMKIEVKGKVAPGITAKDIVLAIIGKTTAAGGTGYVVEFCGEAITDLSMEGRMTVCNMAIELGAKAGLIAPDETTFEYIKGRKFSPQGADFDAAVEYWKTLKTDDDAEFDAVVTLNAADIKPQVTWGTNPGQVIAVDQPIPSPESFSDPVEKASAAKALAYMGLEAGKSLSDYPVDKVFVGSCTNSRIEDMRAAAEVAKGRKVASHVQALIVPGSEQVKAQAEAEGLDVIFKEAGFEWRLPGCSMCLAMNNDRLGPQERCASTSNRNFEGRQGRDGRTHLVSPAMAAAAAIAGHFVDIRELD is encoded by the coding sequence ATGGGCAAAACACTTTACGAGAAGGTCTACGACGCACACGTTGCTGTCGCAGCTGAAGGGGAAAACCCGATTCTTTATATTGATCGTCACTTGGTACACGAAGTTACCTCTCCACAGGCTTTTGATGGCTTGCGTGAAAAGGGCCGTCAAGTGCGTCAGGTAAGCAAAACGTTTGCAACAATGGACCACAACGTTTCGACCACAACCAAAGACATCAACGCTTCTGGTGAGATGGCACGTATCCAGATGGAAACGCTATCGAAAAACTGTGAAGAATTCGGTGTAACCCTTTACGACCTAAACCACAAATACCAAGGCATTGTCCACGTTATGGGCCCTGAGCTAGGTATTACTCTGCCGGGCATGACCATTGTTTGTGGTGACTCTCACACAGCAACACACGGCGCGTTCGGTTCACTGGCTTTCGGTATCGGTACATCTGAAGTTGAACACGTACTAGCGACTCAAACGCTAAAACAAGCACGTGCGAAAACGATGAAAATCGAAGTGAAAGGTAAAGTCGCTCCGGGCATTACAGCAAAAGATATCGTACTGGCGATCATCGGTAAAACGACAGCGGCGGGCGGTACTGGCTACGTAGTTGAGTTCTGCGGTGAAGCGATTACGGACCTTTCAATGGAAGGCCGTATGACAGTATGTAACATGGCTATCGAATTGGGCGCGAAAGCAGGTCTGATTGCACCGGATGAAACCACGTTCGAATACATCAAAGGCCGTAAATTCTCACCACAAGGTGCAGATTTTGACGCGGCAGTTGAATACTGGAAAACACTAAAAACTGACGATGATGCTGAATTTGATGCCGTAGTAACGCTGAACGCAGCGGACATCAAACCGCAAGTAACTTGGGGTACAAACCCAGGTCAGGTTATCGCGGTTGACCAACCGATCCCTTCACCAGAAAGTTTTTCAGATCCAGTGGAAAAAGCATCGGCAGCAAAAGCACTGGCTTACATGGGACTAGAAGCGGGTAAATCACTGTCAGACTACCCAGTTGATAAAGTGTTTGTTGGTTCTTGTACTAACTCACGTATTGAAGACATGCGCGCAGCAGCAGAAGTGGCTAAAGGCCGCAAAGTCGCGTCGCACGTTCAAGCATTGATTGTTCCAGGATCTGAGCAAGTGAAGGCACAAGCGGAAGCAGAAGGCTTGGATGTCATCTTTAAAGAAGCGGGCTTTGAATGGCGTCTACCGGGCTGTTCAATGTGTCTGGCGATGAACAACGACCGCCTAGGTCCTCAGGAGCGTTGTGCATCGACTTCAAACCGTAACTTTGAAGGTCGTCAAGGCCGTGATGGTCGTACCCACTTGGTTAGTCCTGCAATGGCGGCGGCGGCGGCTATCGCTGGTCACTTTGTTGATATTCGTGAACTAGATTAA